ATTCCAAAAATATGCTCTAGAATGCTACATGATCTTGAACATTCTACAAATATACTGTGGTAAATTTTTGAATATTCTTTGGTGGtcttttgaatatttatatGATTAACAATTGGGCTAATACCCCCTCAAGTAAATGGGGCACAGGCTGCACATTGAGCTTAAACTTGAGAGTAGAAAAGCAATGACAACTGAGACCTTTGGTTAGTACATCAACAATTTGCTCTTGGGAGGAGATGAATCTTAAATGTAGTTGATTGCGAGCTAACCATTCgtgaacaaaataaaaattaatttcaataTATTTGGTACAAGCATAAAAAAATGGGATTGACTGCCAAATAAATTGCACTAAGGTTGTCATACCAAAGTGTaggaggagagaaaaaaatacaCCCAACTCATGCAATAATTATTGAATCTATATAAGCTCGGCCATAACATTAGCCAATCCTTTATATTCAGACTCTGTGCTAAAGCGGGTTACAGTGTGATGCTaccataaagaaaagaaaaaattcagttGTATAGAAATTCTCTCTTAACATATTTGGTGACGAGGTCTATATTCTTTTACAGTATTTTTATATAACTGCTTACAATGGTAATAGATACAAGGATGAAAATGTATAGATCCCAAAAATATGCTATGTTAATTTCTTAATAGAAAATATACAATAATAGACTCTAGGAATATATTTTGATAATTCTTTTAATATTCGTTGGCGAGATTGCATGATCTTGGAGATTTCTTAAAGATTTATATGGTCAACAATTGGGCTAATACCCCCTTAAGCAAATAGGGCATAGGTTGTACATTGAGCTTGGACCTGAGAGTAGAAAATTAATGGCAGGAGAGACATTTGGTTACTATATCAGCCATTAGCTCTTGGGAGAAGATAAATATTAAATGTAGTTGATTGTGAGCTATCACTTcgcaaagaaaataaaagtctaTTTTAATACATTTGGTATGAGCATGAAAAATAGAATTGATTGTCAAATAAATTGCACTTAGGTTGTCACACTAAAGTaaaggaggagaggaaagaaATACACCCAACTCATGTAATAACTATTGAATCCATATAAGCTCAACCGTAGCATTAGCCAATCTTTTATATTCAGACTTTGTGCTGGAACGGGCCATGGTGTCTTGCTACTATTAAAAAAGAAAGTTAGAGGTGTTGAGAAATTCTCTCTTAATTCTTTTATAGTATTTCTATATAACTGCTGACAATGGTAATAGATAGAAGGATGAAAATGTACAACAAATGTATGCTCCatactctaggaatcctactggATCTTGAAGATTCTATGAATATCTCAAAAATATGCTATGATAATctcttaataaaaatataagataATAGATTCTAGGAATATACTTTGGTAATTCACTAAACATTCTTTTGGGTGCAGGATATTGGAGATTACTTGAAGATTTATACTGTCAAAAATTGGGCTAATAGAGGCTAATCCAAAATCAACTTTTTCCTGTCTATTTCTAATTATTGGAACCAAAGTTTTCTAATCATCATTGGAAACAGCCCAACCTAATCCAATCAAGATTGGGTTAGTTTAGATAGGTTAAGAAAATACCCAAAAGTTAAACAAAAAGATTAGTAacaaattattaattttattcgagaaaaaataaattaacaaTAAGAGGTGAATTACAAAATGTAATATGTAATATGCTAAGATGAATCTTACTACAACTTAATTTTACATGTATacattttatatatgtatatgtgtgtgtatatatatatggattggGTTTGTTCAAGTCTTATTTGCCCTATCCCTTAATCCAGATCCAAATTGATTTGATTGAGTTTCTAAATTTTGGAGACTGACCCAATTTTGTTTTGAACTTGAACCAAACAAATTCAATGAGATCGATATTATTTAGTTATTGAATTGATCTAAACCTGCACCCAATCAAGTCCTCCGTAATTGCATCCGTCACTCTATCATTTAATATATACAAAGTATTCTCAAGTTAGTCAGAATCATTATCGacctccatcttcttctagaaGGAAATCATTATGCTAATTGGCCAATTGGAAAAGTTCCTAAACCATAGTATGCTATACTATATTgatttaatattgatataaataCAAATGATATACTGACACTAAATACATCGAACAAGCCTCTATATCGAGCATATCGACGTGATAACAATATGACACTGGTACAAAGTTCGTTACCGAGACGACATATTTTGTCTTCAACAAAAGTAGAATGCAATGACATCTAATTTTCTTCAATTTGacttatataaataaataaattatatttatttattatttggcagaagaagtctataaataaTAAGCTACACATATACGAGTAGATTAATACAGCTGGCCCTACATCAAGGAAGCATTTGTTTAAGAGAAATACAACAAATCCGACGGCCGGGATGGATGGAACCACTTCCCTACTCCGTACAAGACGGTTTGACGAAGAAGCCGCTGTTCGTTGCACGACACTCCGTAACCCCTTTAAAATCCCaactaataaaaattataaaattaccaccgagaaggaggaagagattggaaagcaaggataaataataagaaaaaatctCTCCTCTGTTCTTCGCTTCGATCAATCTCCCGAAGTCGTCGTCAAcaaagggtcggtgaatttcTCGTCCAAATTTTTTGATCGAAATTTATCAGTTCTTGATTAATATCTGATATTTGTTTCCGACTTTGAACCGATTGTATTACGATTTGGTTTTCCTCGTTTATTTtgcatttctttttgtttggtttGATGTAATTGTATCTCGATTTTTGGCTGGTTATAAGTTTCGTTTTACCGAGAAATTTTATGTGGGTTAGGGTTTGAGCGATTGTTAGGGTTTTGAAGAGTGTGATTGTTTGTAATTCTTGCGATCATCTGCAGTAATAGaccttgatttttgaattagggttttatattttctcGGTCGATGCTGCATTCTATCATATAGTATAGTATGATGTTTTGACCGATTCTGGGTCGGTGGAATTTTGATTATATGTCATCAGTTTTGCACTGCTTCTGTTCTCTTCAATCGATTTTTTGATTTTCCCTTTACTACCCgatatttatgtttattttttttctttttaatttattttggtTGTGATTGGCGTCGGTTGATGTTATCTGTTCTTCTGCATCTTCTGCATTATGCTTGTTACGGTTTAGTACTAGTTTTCGTTGCTGTTCTCTACCTTTTTGGTTTTTCCTAAAATTTTCCTTTGACTCCGTATGGATAATCTTCAATTGGATTCTCCTTGATTTGATTGTAAGGTAATCAATGTTGTATTTAAGGGTTTTCTTGAATTGCTCCAATGTTGGTCTCATTTGTGATCTTTTTATCCCATCAGGATTTAGAAATTTGGGTTTTGAAAGTACTGCACCAATGAGATTCAAGAAGGGGAGTAAGGTGGAGGTCTTGAGCAAGAGGGAGGTGCCCTCAGGCTCCTGGTGGTGTGCCGAGATCATATCGGGGAATGGTCGTACATACGGTGTGAAGTACGATGGTTATTTGCCTGATATGGATGGGGCTGTGGAAAGAGTACCAAGAAAGGCCATCAGACCGTGCCCTCCTCCTGTTAAGTGCCCAAGGAATTGGGTTCCTGGTGACATCGTGGAGATCTTTGAGCATAACTCATGGAAGCTCGGAGAAGTGTCGAGAGTTGTTGGTGGGAATTACTTTTTGGTCAGACTCCTTGGTTCCTCCATGCAATTTAGAGCTCATGTGTCTGACATTAGGTTGCGACAGTCTTGGCACGACAACAAGTGGGTTGTGATCCAGAAGGTAACATGATCAGGTCTtgttctttgtagattattttTCAGCGGCTGAATTGCCTTTCCCCCCTTATCATGCTGCAAGAACACACATTTTAGTTCCCTTCCTTTATAGAGTTTGTTAGAACCATGTCCTTAAAACTGATCTTGTTTGAATTGCTTTCAATTTTGTTAAAGtcattttgaattattaatgtttAAGCTGGCTATCTAGCTTAGTGTCTTGTCCCTTTATGATGTCTGATGGGTTTGTCACTTGTTTGCAGAATTCCGAAAGATGCAATGATGCCCTTGTGAACAGCCAAACAAAAACCGGAAAGTTCAGTACTCAGTTACTCCAGTCATGCATAGAGTTGGAAAAATATGGGGGAGATGGCCATGCTGATGCTGAAAAAAATTACAGATCTAAGGAACCTACCCCAAGAAGCATGAGGAAAAGGCTACACTTCTGCTTGtcccctaatgacacatgcacTGGTGCCAGGAGAAAGATGAGAGCAGTTGAGAAAGTTGGATGGTGCGAGGGAGTGACTGCAGAGCGTCCGTCCCAATTACTGGAAAAGGTACATGCTGTTGCTTCACCATGTCAAGTGCTTGGTGAAAAACACATGCATGCTTTCTTAAACAACAAAGTTTGTGAAACGGGCATGGACAATCAAAAACCACATGCTGGTGTTGGCTATCATTTTATAGAAAGTATAGATCCTAATGATGCCGAGAGTGTTTCATCCTCTGTTGGTAGTTGCAGTCCTAGCAATCGTCCATATAGGTCCTTCCTTTATCCTGTAACCAGCCCAACCCATGATTTGGATAGTaatcatgatgatgctgaatcTCCTTGTGCATCAGGAACAGAGCTTTCTCTTCATACAGAAGAGgcacatgaagcagaaattcaTCACTTAGAGTTACATGCCTATCGTTCCACCTTGTTGGCATTGTATTCATCTGGGCCCTTAAGTTGGGAGAAAGAAGTATTGCTAACTAATCTTCGTCTTATGCTACGCATATCAAATGATGAGCATATACTAGAGCTAAGGCATTTAGCATCTGCCAAAACAAGTATTATTCAAAGTTTTCAGGACACAGTTTAGCTCATTGTAGGGCTCCCTGTACTTTACTTTCTTCTTCATTAGCTTTAATTTTTCCATTGCACTGAAGTCAGTCACTGGATTTGTACCTTGTGGTTATTCATTTTTTGAGGATAAGACATTGAATTGCTGTGGCAAGATTTTTTGTATGATAACACTTATCCATAAATCAATGAGATTTCCTAGCCTTGAAGGCTTCAGTTTTAGCCTTTTGTTCTTGTCATTCAATTATTGTACTGGCAGATTCAAAGAAGCAATGAGGGTATTTTGAACTCCCATTATGTGAATATGTGCCTAACACTATATGATTCATGCTCGCAGGTTTAGGAGGCCATGTTCAGGGTTGCAATTTTAATCTGTTTTTTTACTTTTGTTTTCTCAATTCTATTGAAGTCCTTTCCTTTAATGAATATGAAATCCCTTGCATACGAACCACTTTCCTGTGCTCCATAAATATCAATGATATCCATAGTTGAGCACTTTGATGTCATCCACAGAATCTGGCATTGTAAAAGCATCCTGTGCTGAGGATATATTTGATACTGCCCATGCATTTTTCAGGGCCAAGATGATGATGAGGTTTGCCACAGGGCTAAGATGACAAAATAAGTCAGAATATGATGATTAGTTGGTATCTTCTATATCTTTTGTGACTTCCATTTGAGTTTAGCTGTGCGCCTATGATAAATGATCTATAGGTGGAAATTGGTATAAAACTGTAATATTCTATAAATTAGTCCCATGATATGTAGATCTTCCAAGGTCTTATTTCCAAAACCTTCTCCTTAGCTACCtttcgttttcttttcttttgaggttACTCCTTAGCTACTTatattttcagatttcataACTTGCTTGTACTGGCTGTAAGTGTGCATGTAACAGGCACCAAGAAACCAAGGCAAATGCTGATTGGTTTTTGGGCTTATGGTTGTTAACAAATCTAATGCTTATTTTGGTTTGCTTACGCTTGATTAATAGGAATACACGGACTTTAAAAAGGATGCACGTGTGTAGATCCATCAGAAGTTTCTGAGAAGCTTTTGAAGCAAGGAATGTTGATGCAGAATACTTCGAATAGAACTTAGAAGGTCAGAGCTATGAGTGGGAATGACATGAAAATGTGCATAACAGACTTAAAGACATTTCCTTTTCCTTATATATTTCTTAGGTTGTTGAATATCTGATGAGAAAAGTATGTTTTGTGGTGCTGGAAGAGAAGATCAGAAGCAATACAAATGATTTCATGCGTATGCTTGAAAGTTTGATAACAAAGAAATTGCTTAAGTAGGACCAAGCGGAATACATGGAATAAAGTTTTAGTAAAATTTGAAATAGAGATGAAAGTAGAGTAAAAATTGATGATCACAAGTTTTTAAGAGTGATCATTTTTGGTATTTAGGATCAATTATTCATATGGGGGGATTGAAGAGGATGTTATCCATAGGCTTAGAGCTGGTTAGATGAAAAAGAGAAGTGCAACTGGGATATTATGTGATCATAAGATACCCACcaagttgaagaaaaaattttatAGAACAACCATACAACTAGCTATTCTTTATAGTACAAAATATGGGATAGTTAGAAAACAACAAATGCACATGATGAGTGTGTCCAAAATAAGAATATTGAGATTGATATATAGTAATACAAGAAAAGATAGGATAAGTATTAAAGGCATTTGTAAAATGATAGAGGTGGCACCAATTGAGGACAAATTGGGAGGACGACtttgatggtttgaacaaatgCAGGATAAACCAAGGGAAGTATCTATATGAAAGAGTAATTTGGTACAGGTAGAAGGAATGAAGAAGGGCGGAGGTAAACTGAAAATTATGTGAGGTGAAGTAGCAAGGAAAGACTTGATATCTCAATGTCTTGCAGAAGGTATGACCTTAGACCAAACGGCTAGAGGAAATAGATTTATATAGCCAACcccaactagtttgggattaaggATTAGTTTAGTTGAGTTGAGGGGGGTGGGGTTAGGATTTGGGCTATCATGGAGCAACCAGCTACCACTGTTCTCTTCAGCTGACGTCAAGAGAACAAGATATAGAAATCTGAATGTATGGTCGGTAAACTATAACAGATCTATACAATCGAATGAAATTCATGATGAATCATTTATATCTATTTACTTAGAGatctttctcttttgaaaaaGAGGAATTGGAAGCGGAAATTTATTGTATAGAATTACATGCCTAAAATAGATCAAGATACAGAAATCTGAACATGTATAATTGCCAAACCATAACGCTTTTAATACAATTGAGTGAGGATCATGATGGATCAAGTATAGCTCTTTACTAAGAGATCTATCTTCTATACAAAAGAGAAATTGGAAGCAGAAGTTCATTGGACACAGTTACATGCCACCGATTATTCCCCTGTGTTGGCACTTTATGCATCTGGACCCTTTATTTGCAAGCAAGAAGCACTGATGACCAATGTCTGCCTCATGCAACATAGATCGAACGATGAACATCTACTGGAGCTAAGGCATTGTACATCTGCCTGATACCCCTTTTAGTTGTCATGATGTCCTTCCCTCTCCATTGTAGGCTTTTTGTACCTTTGTGTCTATTTTTATTCTCATTCTCCCATAGCACTGTAAGGCATGCATTGAATTTGTATCTTTGTGAGTTTCAGTTTTTTGATATTAAGATAACATTTTTGTCACAGGAAATTTTGTACAATATACTTTTCCATAAAGCAAAGAAACATCCTGGCTTTAAGGAGGTCATTTATTACTCCCCAATTTTGTCAAGATGGACACCCAAATGCATACATTTATCTATTAGCTCTGCTGTGACCCGTGATTTTGCATGCATATGCTTGCTAGCTTGCATGTGTTCTCTAGAAAAAGGGTAAGGttcctcttgatgttgtcatgGTTATTCAGATAAGAATTTGGGAGGTTTAAAGATGTCCACGGTTGAGGAGAACATTTTGAACTGTCATATGTGAATGTGTGCCTATCATTCTATGAATCATTTTCAGGATAAACTTTtaagatttttctttattttctttgatgcagTTTTATAGATTAATTCATTTGAAAATCCCTTATGTATGAGCATCTTCTCCATGCTCGGTTATATCAATAGTCTGATTATTGGACCAATTTTAGAGAACTTTGATGTCATCCATGGAATCAGAAACTGTTAAGATTTCATATTGAGGATGTATTTGACAGCCAAAGTTGGAGGCTTGTATTGCTTGCCACAGGTCCAGGACAATTGTGGTTATGTCACCTATTATATACTTCAGACATCGTTGTTGCAGCATTGTGATCCTATTCTGACAAATAAGTGCGCAAATGGTGATTTGTTGGTATCTCCTATATCTTTTATCATTTCTTATATGGGCTAGCTGCATTCTTGTGACTTGTGATCTACAATTGCAACACCGTAAAAGATCTGTAGTTGAATCCTAAGTAATGCAGATCTTGGGATTGTCCATTCTCAACCCTTCTCGTACCTACTCAGTAATATCAAGCAGACTTAAAAGCAAAATTGCAATGGTTTAGATTGAGAAGATTTTAACAAAAGCTGAAGAAGCAATGAGTTCAGCTGTGGAGTATTTTAACATATATAGTTGCGAGGATATGAATGGGAATAGTATGAAAAATTAATGCAATACTTAAGaagcatttgaattatgttctttttagattaattattgagAATCTGACAAAAAAGGTATGCTTAGTATCTGCAGAGAAAAGATTATAAGCAATATAAACCATTTCATTTATCTGTCtggaaagtttatacagaaatggtCCAATTTTCATATGTGTATTCAATGACAATGActttatattttttcttgaatagtgaaatatacatattttttaagTGAGCGTAACGTCTTCAGGTTTTAAGCAATAAGTGCATAATATTTCTATGAATAaaagatatgaaagaaaaattctagTGCGGGAATGCTATTAATAATGGTCTTGATGGAATGGAGTGCACTAACTAGCGAAGTCATGGTAATTCCCCAATATGATTAATTTGAAAGTTTTGAAATTAGTCATCAGGCTAAAGGAAGAGAAGTATGTATGTAATGCATATAATATTGTGTGTTTAAGGGAAAAATAGTTTGGAAAGGGATAGGTGTATTAGTTACTTAGCATGCCATTTTGTTGTGAAGATGATGCCTTTGAAGTTGTGTGCCTTTGTGGTTTAGTTTTTATTCTTATGTTTCATGCTTTTGTGACTTGTAAGacattttttagttttattaagCCTTTGTAACTTGGAAAATTTTAAAGCTTTGTATAGGTCTGTTAAAAAGGAATTTATGTATTATACTACCCAACCTGAAATGTTGCGTTTGGTGACTCACGAGGTTGTCAAACTACCTAGGTGAGGCCAAGTAGGGAACCCCTATGTGGCCTGGGTGGGTGTCTTGGTTCTTAGGCTTCCAACCAGGGAGGAAAGCCCTCCAAGCTTTTAGTATGCATATGTTTAGTCATATGCATACATAAGCTTTTAGTATACATAGCTTCCGCCCAGGGAGGAAAGCCCTCCAAGCTTTTAGTATGCATACCTTTAGTCATATGCATACATAAGCAtgtttatgtatgtatgtatgtatatatgtaggcTGCAAAAAACAGCCAAGCAACCAGCACCTAGCAAGCAGCAGcaggatgaggaggaggagggcaggAAGCAGCAGCCAGCAAGTTGCAGGCCAAGATgagcaaggagaaggaggaggcaaGCAAAATAAAGGCTAGCAAGAAGAACAAAAGGGAAAAATGGAAGAATGGCTAGATGAAAGAGAGATGGGAatagaagaaggaaaggaagaaaaatcagaggaaggaggagaagaggaataTTGGTctgaagaagataagaaaaaatatacacaaatTTGGCATTAGCGCTGGCCACTGCAGCTGTCACAGCCCCTTGTCACTTGCAGCTGACTTGTCGATAGCCATTGATCAGCCCACTGGCTGCTATTAGGTTGTGGTAGCTTTTTTGCCTTCCAACATTCAATTGGGGCTCAAATAGGGGAAGGTattgtgaggatgatagtgttattttgatgattaacaagcaattatctagagcttgctataagttaaattgatacttcatttataagttcattactctcagtatatttgtttaattgaaaatatatatatggtcttgttcatttggatggatctaatcttgagaatgcagcaaagtgtgaattgagtcgacccataggttgattgggtcgaccccgggacttaaaggaatcatctggcacactcctgcaaaaacagcacaaatgaacagtgagttgggtcgacccaaggtaggcatgagtcgacccaacctccaaagaacctcaaaatgcaaaggaaaaatgctctctggatttactgagagggtcgacccacacagtggttgagtcgacccaagcttgagtcgacccaaaccctgagagggtcgacccaaaggcaagacagaaagacagacagaaaatggttctctgaaattactgagagggtcgacccaagaagaagttgagtcgacccaagtgaactttgagtcgacccaaaccctgagagggtcgacccaaatggaagacagaaagacagacagaaaatggctctctggaattactgagagggtcgacccaagaagaagttgagtcgacccaagtgaactttgagtcgacccaaagaatggttgggtcgacccaagtgaaggaagtttgaaattcatgtttctgtgttctctgagagggtcgacccaaggaatgtttgagtcgacccaaggccaagttgggtcgacccaaggacaggttgagccgacccaaacacgggctgaacagtaacggctagttctgcagatgtactttttgtcctttcccaaggcatgtaacggctagtttttcaaatctgaccaatggggcttgtccaaggaaggttgaaaactatttaaaggggcactattcatcagaataaataacttttgagtgggaaatcaaagaatacacaagaaaaccaaagagccctaatcttcttcatcaagagcttcattcaaaaatcaaagaaagggattgagcagattcaaagaggcatcaagagctccttcccccattgaagagtgaagcttccttgacaaagaagagccaagcgacttcaaagcgataatttctttctaactcttcttcattgctcatattgttctatatgctcatttaggagtttaaatcttttcttttcatttgtttgaaaactttgtaaaggttcgttggtgagcccgcaaaaccaacaaaggtttttggtaaacccggaaaaccaaagttgtaaaggttcgttggtaagcccgcaaaaccaacaaggtttttggtgaacccggaaaaccaaagttgtataggttcgttggtgatcccgtaaaaccaacaaggtttttggattgtgagcccggaaaacaatccaactgtaatccgcgagattatagtgaattcccaagggtacgcttggggagtggacgtaggtgctaaggagagcaccgaaccactatatattgttgtgtttggattgtgtttgtgctttcattctctcttgctttactttctattcttgcattagtttaactcactcgaataacctaagtaagcatccatcgcagttaactaagaaagttttaaaagcactaaagtaaagaagaaaccaattcacccccccctcttggcttgtcaccttgggcaacaagtggtatcagagcaaggtgctctaatagtactcattgatctaacaatcaagagttaaagatcatgacaacccaagtgggatgtgcaatgagtgagggacaatccacaaatagacctcctctatttaatggcacaaactacacatattggaaagccagaatgaggatattcattcaagcttcagattatgaactatggcaaatcatcactagaggacctcacacacccaca
The Phoenix dactylifera cultivar Barhee BC4 unplaced genomic scaffold, palm_55x_up_171113_PBpolish2nd_filt_p 001944F, whole genome shotgun sequence genome window above contains:
- the LOC103703809 gene encoding uncharacterized protein LOC103703809, producing the protein MRFKKGSKVEVLSKREVPSGSWWCAEIISGNGRTYGVKYDGYLPDMDGAVERVPRKAIRPCPPPVKCPRNWVPGDIVEIFEHNSWKLGEVSRVVGGNYFLVRLLGSSMQFRAHVSDIRLRQSWHDNKWVVIQKNSERCNDALVNSQTKTGKFSTQLLQSCIELEKYGGDGHADAEKNYRSKEPTPRSMRKRLHFCLSPNDTCTGARRKMRAVEKVGWCEGVTAERPSQLLEKVHAVASPCQVLGEKHMHAFLNNKVCETGMDNQKPHAGVGYHFIESIDPNDAESVSSSVGSCSPSNRPYRSFLYPVTSPTHDLDSNHDDAESPCASGTELSLHTEEAHEAEIHHLELHAYRSTLLALYSSGPLSWEKEVLLTNLRLMLRISNDEHILELRHLASAKTSIIQSFQDTV